The Apodemus sylvaticus chromosome 5, mApoSyl1.1, whole genome shotgun sequence genome has a segment encoding these proteins:
- the Bdnf gene encoding brain-derived neurotrophic factor has translation MCGTTSFLHVLRLILVNTQNVEFLQNGLHVHTCFGIYPHTFMWYDCASQEEGYGVCRCASVEPNKLITENGFQRFHQVRRVMTILFLTMVISYFGCMKAAPMKEANVHGQGSLAYPGVRTHGTLESMNGPRAGSRGLTTTSLADTFEHVIEELLDEDQKVRPNEENHKDADLYTSRVMLSSQVPLEPPLLFLLEEYKNYLDAANMSMRVRRHSDPARRGELSVCDSISEWVTAADKKTAVDMSGGTVTVLEKVPVSKGQLKQYFYETKCNPMGYTKEGCRGIDKRHWNSQCRTTQSYVRALTMDSKKRIGWRFIRIDTSCVCTLTIKRGR, from the exons ATGTGTGGAACCACCAGTTTTCTCCATGTGCTCAGGCTAATCCTCGTTAATACTCAGAACGTTGAGTTTCTACAGAATGGGCTGCATGTCCACACATGTTTTGGCATCTACCCACACACTTTTATGTGGTATGACTGTGCATCCCAGGAGGAAGGCTATGGTGTGTGTCGCTGCGCCTCAGTGGAGCCGAACAAACTGATTACTGAAAATGGT TTCCAAAGA TTCCACCAGGTGAGAAGAGTGATGACCATCCTTTTCCTTACTATGGTTATTTCATACTTCGGTTGCATGAAGGCTGCGCCCATGAAAGAAGCGAACGTCCACGGACAAGGCAGCTTGGCCTACCCAGGTGTGCGGACCCATGGGACTCTGGAGAGCATGAATGGGCCCAGGGCAGGTTCGAGAGGTCTGACGACAACATCACTGGCTGACACTTTCGAGCACGTGATCGAAGAGCTGCTGGATGAGGACCAGAAGGTTCGTCCCAACGAAGAAAACCATAAGGACGCGGACTTGTACACTTCCCGGGTGATGCTAAGCAGTCAAGTGCCTTTGGAGCCTCCCCTGCTCTTTCTGCTGGAGGAATACAAAAATTACCTGGATGCCGCAAACATGTCTATGAGGGTTCGGCGCCACTCTGACCCCGCCCGCCGTGGGGAGCTGAGCGTGTGTGACAGTATTAGCGAGTGGGTCACAGCGGCAGATAAAAAGACTGCAGTGGACATGTCGGGTGGAACGGTTACAGTCCTAGAGAAAGTCCCGGTATCCAAAGGCCAACTGAAGCAGTATTTCTACGAGACGAAGTGCAATCCCATGGGTTACACCAAGGAAGGCTGCAGGGGCATAGACAAAAGGCACTGGAACTCGCAATGCCGAACTACCCAATCGTATGTTCGGGCTCTAACTATGGATAGCAAAAAGAGAATTGGTTGGCGATTCATAAGGATAGACACTTCCTGTGTATGTACACTGACCATTAAAAGGGGAAGATAG